GCTCAGGTCGGAGACGGCTCATGGGCCGGAGAAGCTGGTGCCTCAAACGCGTTAGGCGGCTCGTCCGCGCCGGGAAACGCCAGTGGGCCCGCCCCGGCAAGGGGTACGGGCCCACAAGACGTTCAGCTACGGAGAAGCTCAGCCCGCGAGAAGCTCACGCGCAAGCTTGGCCGTCTCGGTCGGCGTCTTGCCGACCTTGACGCCGGCGGCCTCAAGGGCCTCCTTCTTCGCGGCAGCCGTGCCGGAGGAGCCGGAGACGATGGCGCCGGCGTGGCCCATGGTCTTGCCCTCGGGCGCGGTGAAGCCCGCGACGTAACCGACGACCGGCTTCGTCACGTTCTTCGCGATGAAGTCCGCCGCACGCTCCTCGGCGTCGCCGCCGATCTCGCCGATCATGACGATCAGGTCGGTGTCGGGGTCGGCCTCGAACGCGGCGAGCGCGTCGATGTGCGTCGTACCGATGACCGGGTCGCCACCGATGCCGACGGCGGAGGAGAAGCCGATGTCACGGAGCTCGTACATCATCTGGTACGTCAGCGTGCCGGACTTCGAGACCAGGCCGATACGGCCCGGCTTCGTGATGTCGCCCGGGATGATGCCGGCGTTCGACTGGCCCGGGGTGATGAGACCGGGGCAGTTCGGGCCGATGATGCGGGTCTTGTTGCCCTTCGAGCCCGCGTACGCCCAGAAGGCGGCGGAGTCGTGGACGGCGATGCCCTCGGTGATGACGACCGCGAGGGGGATCTCCGCGTCGATCGCCTCGACGACGGCGGCCTTGGCGAAGGCCGGCGGCACGAAGAGGACGGACACGTTGGCGCCGGTCTTCTCCATGGCCTCGGCGACCGTGCCGAAGACGGGGATCTCGGTGCCGTCGAAGTCGACCGACGTGCCCGCCTTGCGCGGGTTGACGCCGCCGACGATGTTCGTGCCGTCGGCCAGCATGAGCTTGGTGTGCTTCATGCCCGTGGCACCGGTCATGCCCTGGACGATGACCTTGCTGTCCTTGTTGAGGAAGATAGCCATGGCGGTTGTTTCCCTCGTCCCTTACTTCGCAGCCGCGAGCTCGGCGGCCTTGTCGGCCGCGCCGTCCATGGTGTCCACACGCTGGACCAGCGGGTGGTTGGCGTCCGACAGGATCTTGCGACCCAGCTCGGCGTTGTTGCCGTCGAGGCGCACGACCAGGGGCTTGGTGACTTCCTCGCCCTTGTCCTTGAGCAGCTGCAGCGCCTGGACGATGCCGTTGGCGACCTCGTCACAGGCGGTGATGCCACCGAAGACGTTGACGAAGACGGACTTGACGTCCGGGTCGCCGAGGATGATCTCCAGGCCGTTCGCCATGACCGCGGCGGAGGCGCCGCCGCCGATGTCGAGGAAGTTGGCCGGCT
Above is a genomic segment from Streptomyces sp. R21 containing:
- the sucD gene encoding succinate--CoA ligase subunit alpha — encoded protein: MAIFLNKDSKVIVQGMTGATGMKHTKLMLADGTNIVGGVNPRKAGTSVDFDGTEIPVFGTVAEAMEKTGANVSVLFVPPAFAKAAVVEAIDAEIPLAVVITEGIAVHDSAAFWAYAGSKGNKTRIIGPNCPGLITPGQSNAGIIPGDITKPGRIGLVSKSGTLTYQMMYELRDIGFSSAVGIGGDPVIGTTHIDALAAFEADPDTDLIVMIGEIGGDAEERAADFIAKNVTKPVVGYVAGFTAPEGKTMGHAGAIVSGSSGTAAAKKEALEAAGVKVGKTPTETAKLARELLAG